A region of Veillonellaceae bacterium DNA encodes the following proteins:
- a CDS encoding AraC family transcriptional regulator, whose translation MDKPFTILPDAPAMPGAKTSPFYVQTEQKGEQKSYRTITHWHDELECLTILDGTLDFQLNESVISLQKGSTLIVLPGTIHRNLPKPEDTVFMRILANPALLTANEEIREKLVRPLLQNASREYFYIPAGSDDAPKVQRLLRELQASKDSKEPAAPFRTVALIHMLLYYLYRSFPPMLNALPQPSFSDRAVQKDMVHFIHEHYQEKITLADISAAGKVSRSKCCSLFKIYMGSSPIDFVNDYRLEVSRSLLQYTDTSVADIAFNCGFTSQSYFTKLFSRTFHMTPTEFRNSTKKISI comes from the coding sequence ATGGATAAACCATTCACGATTCTGCCGGACGCGCCTGCCATGCCGGGTGCGAAAACCTCGCCTTTCTATGTGCAGACGGAGCAGAAGGGCGAGCAGAAATCATACAGAACCATCACTCACTGGCACGACGAGCTGGAATGTCTGACGATCCTGGACGGGACGCTGGATTTCCAGCTGAACGAATCCGTCATTTCCCTGCAGAAGGGTTCGACGCTGATTGTCCTTCCCGGGACGATCCACAGGAATCTGCCGAAGCCGGAGGACACGGTCTTCATGCGCATTCTGGCCAATCCTGCGCTCCTCACGGCGAATGAGGAAATCCGGGAGAAGCTGGTCCGCCCGCTCCTCCAGAATGCCAGCCGGGAGTATTTCTACATCCCTGCGGGCTCGGATGACGCACCCAAGGTGCAGCGTCTTTTACGGGAACTGCAGGCTTCCAAGGACAGCAAGGAGCCGGCAGCGCCTTTCCGCACGGTGGCTCTCATCCACATGCTTCTTTACTACCTCTACCGCTCGTTCCCTCCGATGCTGAATGCGCTCCCGCAGCCTTCTTTCTCGGACCGCGCTGTCCAGAAGGACATGGTCCATTTCATTCATGAGCATTACCAGGAAAAGATCACGCTGGCGGACATTTCCGCAGCCGGCAAGGTGTCCCGCAGCAAGTGCTGCTCGCTTTTCAAGATTTACATGGGCAGCTCGCCGATTGACTTCGTGAATGACTACCGCCTCGAGGTCAGCCGCTCGCTTCTCCAGTACACGGACACCTCTGTCGCAGACATCGCTTTCAACTGCGGCTTCACGAGCCAGAGCTATTTCACCAAGCTCTTCAGCCGGACGTTCCACATGACTCCTACGGAATTTAGGAATAGTACAAAGAAAATCTCTATATAA